The sequence TATACTATTATTATTAATGCCAAGAGGTTTTATTGAAAATGATGAAGGATTAATTGCTAAATCTATGGACATACCAGTTTGGTTAGTTTATTTAATTTTTATTATTTTATTTATCAGTATTCTGATTAGCATAAAATATAAATTTAAAGAAAACTTTTATATAAATTTAAAAAAATATAAATATGGATACATTATATTCTTGATAATGTTTATAGTTATGGGAATTCATATAATATGATCTAATAAAATTATATCCAAGTTATCTCAAGTTAAAACTAAACTATTATTTTTGTGGTAAAAAAATTTAAAGATGTACAATTAAATTTAGGTAATTAAGACTAGAAAATGTCTGAAGAAGTCTGCTTCGTATAACAATATATTGCCGGTTCCATTCCTAACGTCATTTCACCCAAATTCATGAACTTAAGCCAAGTCTGGCTAAGGTTCATGAACTTCGGCAATACGGTTACGTTAAATGAAATTGGTCGCAAAGACCGTGCCGTCCTGGCGCGGGTTAATCTTGGGTATTTACTTAACAACTAAGAATTTTAGTATAGATGATGGAGGAGATTAAAATGGAAATCTTGGTTTCAATTCCGGAGTCTGAATGGGATGTGAATTCCAATTTACTAGCAAATCAACATTTTATAGATGAGGTGTTAGAAAATTTAAAACCAGTATGTGAGAATGTTGAGGTCAAACGAGCCAGTATGCCGTTAGGAGCTGACTGGTCATTACTTGCGTTACTTGCTGGGGTTTTAGTGCGTGGAAAAGATATAAATGAAACAATGGATAATTGGATTGGCATTGCCAAGAAATTTAGAAATTTTCTATTATTCATAAAGGATAGAAAGCTAAAAGTGTTCTTGATAGAGACTCTGCAAAGTTAATTGCTTTTGACTATTTGAATGAACATGAAGAGATTAAATATATTGAAGATATGGATGGGCAAACCGTAAATGTTGAATTGTATTATGAAACAGGGGTTACAGATTTCATAAAAGAACCCTTAAACCTATATGTGCTATTTTTTAAAGTTAATCGTGAAAAAGTATATGTGTTTGGTATTAGATCGACAACTGAAATTGCATTTGTTTATACAATTGATATTAAAAATCCACATCGTTTTATTCTTGGGGATGATGAATATTATCAAAGGAGTGAAGCTTAGGGAGTCCCCGACCATGGCGACCCTCTGAACCTGGGGGCGACCAACTTCATTTAACAGAGAATTGCCAAAACTTTGCAAAGATGAATGTAGTTGGGACGCTTCGGCAATTCTCAGGACGTTAGGCGTAATCGGGCGGTGCAGTTTGAAAAGCTTGAAAATTAGATAAAGAAACTGAAAATGGAGGTGAGAGCCTATGGAAAAAAGCAGGATCTATAGATTCCTAAAAGGAATTTTTAGGGTTCAAACTGGTTTTGCATTAGTTAGAATTTGGTCTTTGAATAAAGTTTATCCAAGAAAAATAAATATACATCTGCTTGATTTGTTCAATAAAATGAGGCAGAGAGAGATGAAGTGACTGCACCGCCCGACTCTCCGTTCGCTGTCGCTCGCTTCGGGGCTAACGCCCACGCCTAACAGCGGACATGCGGCTACGGCACTTCGTGCCTCCACCCAAATCCAGCCTTACGGCTGGACTTCGCATGTCTGCAAGACGTTAAGTGACATCGCTTTAAATTAGTACTTGGGTAGCTATGGTGTTACTTTGGGAAAAAGGATATTGCTTTCGAAGGATATTGCTTCCGATAGAAGAACGTTAAACTTTATAACCGGAACTTCGGAATCTGACCGAAGTATAGGGGAAGTTTTCATTAAACGAGTTAATCTGTCTACCATAGCATAGTATCTATTGGAAGTTATTTAATGGGGGGTGTTCTAGGATGTGGATAGTTTCAATTGTTATAGGGTTATTCCTGGTATTACTCGGCTTTTTACTTCGCTTTTTTAAAATGGTTGAAATACTTTCTGGTTATAATCCCGAAAAGGTTACTGATAAGGATGGACTAGCGAATTGGACGGGTTCAAATATTATCTTAATGGGAGTCTTAATTCTCTTCATTGGGGTATTAAATATGGTATTACCAGATTTGAATGGTACTCCATCTGTAATTGCGTTAATTTTTATTATTCTTGGTCTCTCGATTAGAACGTCCGTAGGGTGTAGGAGATACGAAAAAAGATGAAATTATAAATAGCGGTGAGTCTGTTGTTTTATGTATGTTTCTATTCACTTATCAAATCTATTTTGTTGGACTTAGGCTAAATATTGGGTTTCGGTTTTTCCGGGCTGGGGTTGCGGCGACGTCACTTAACACCGTGTTGGCGGCTACGCTGAAATCGCCTTTGTCACGTCATTTGCTGGTAGTGGTAGGGCTTTGGGGCACTGGCAAATGCCGCGCCAACCCTACGGGACGGCGGCTTCGCCAACACGCAGAACGTTATCGGACATGCAAATGAACTAAAAGGAGGAATTTTTTATGGGGATTTTTTCAAAAGGGCATTGTTAGAAACCATAAAAAATAAGCATTCCTGTAATAAAGTGAAATGATAAT is a genomic window of Koleobacter methoxysyntrophicus containing:
- a CDS encoding DUF3784 domain-containing protein; the encoded protein is MWIVSIVIGLFLVLLGFLLRFFKMVEILSGYNPEKVTDKDGLANWTGSNIILMGVLILFIGVLNMVLPDLNGTPSVIALIFIILGLSIRTSVGCRRYEKR